In one window of Porites lutea chromosome 8, jaPorLute2.1, whole genome shotgun sequence DNA:
- the LOC140945845 gene encoding uncharacterized protein: protein MFQFLHAVGITCNSEYLCQMALMLPSSLYLLRQFVNLKRDNFVKFAVCPKCASLYKLESCTRHVGGQIVSNICSHKPFKKGSKRECGTALARKVVLGSGKVCFYPHKLYCFNSIIDQVEALLKRPGLPEMCEQWRERQIDDNIVADVYDGSIWRDFLTYKGSDFLNAPRNLAFAINVDWFQPFKRRCDRSIGVIYLVLLNLPREERFKWENVIVAGIVPEMSKEPKSLNTFLAPIVDELKAFWKGVKLSTSQSTIPLKYRGALLLASADLPAVRKLCGFKGHSAHRGCSKCFKYFPGSFGEKTDYSGFDRNMWPPRHNSSHRLHPEMVRKASTQTKHESLATKYGVYYSCLLQLEYFDAVRFTAIDPMHNLFLGTAKNVFKLWVKKNLLSKKDLKVLEERINSFDVGTGIGRLPQRIASNYGGYTASQWKNWTLIYSMFCLKGLLPESHLRCWQTFVLACQYLCTPVLSKTDILKADLLFVKFGERFECLYGKQAVTPNMHLHCHLKECVTDCGPVHSFWCFSFERFNGIFGSMQVNGRSVEVQLMRKLLAGRFVWDVQFPCDFQENFLPFFAQEGNGSPESFIVKTASELFNSACCLSLGAFQWSDLTLVSLPSSFKHFALDEDEVKVLLECYKALYPTEEIELTSCVARKFTSVVLGTEKFGSKMDCRKLRSARIMASWTTDNGSIEATAPRRPGIVNSYLLHSIKLNGQFCQHVFAVVWWYKTDNDKGHFGKPAEVWRRDYEHCGPSLFMPVQRIAQKFACSLAKFNGVDKLVVNPIPRSFH, encoded by the coding sequence ATGTTCCAGTTTTTACATGCAGTGGGAATCACTTGTAACAGTGAATACCTTTGTCAAATGGCTCTAATGCTGCCAAGTTCGCTGTACTTACTTCGACAGTTTGTGAACTTAAAGCGGGATAACTTTGTCAAGTTTGCAGTCTGTCCAAAATGTGCATCACTTTATAAGCTGGAGAGTTGCACAAGGCATGTTGGAGGTCAGATTGTTTCAAACATCTGTTCCCACAAACCATTTAAAAAGGGTTCAAAGAGGGAGTGTGGAACAGCATTGGCAAGAAAAGTAGTCCTGGGCAGTGGAAAGGTGTGTTTTTATCCACACAAACTTTACTGTTTCAACAGTATTATTGATCAAGTGGAAGCATTACTTAAAAGACCAGGACTTCCTGAAATGTGTGAGCAGTGGCGTGAACGTCAAATCGATGACAACATTGTAGCTGATGTTTATGATGGTAGCATCTGGAGAGATTTCCTTACATATAAAGGGAGTGACTTTCTGAATGCCCCTAGAAATCTTGCATTCGCGATCAATGTGGACTGGTTTCAGCCGTTCAAGAGAAGATGTGACAGATCCATCGGTGTAATTTATTTAGTTCTACTAAATCTACCAAGAGAAGAACGGTTCAAATGGGAGAACGTCATAGTAGCTGGAATTGTACCTGAAATGAGTAAAGAGCCCAAGTCATTAAACACATTTTTGGCACCAATTGTTGATGAGCTCAAGGCATTTTGGAAAGGCGTTAAACTTTCAACTAGTCAGAGTACAATACCCCTAAAATACCGAGGTGCCCTCCTTCTTGCTTCAGCCGATCTACCTGCTGTGCGGAAACTGTGCGGTTTCAAAGGTCATTCAGCACATCGAGGCTGCTCAAAATGTTTTAAGTATTTTCCAGGGAGCTTTGGCGAGAAAACGGACTACTCTGGCTTTGATAGAAACATGTGGCCTCCGCGCCATAATAGCAGTCATCGCTTACACCCAGAGATGGTTAGAAAAGCTTCTACCCAAACAAAGCATGAGTCATTGGCTACAAAGTATGGGGTCTATTATAGTTGCCTGTTACAGCTTGAATACTTTGATGCAGTGAGGTTCACTGCAATTGACCCCATGCATAATTTGTTTCTAGGCACTGCAAAGAATGTTTTCAAGCTCTGGGTTAAGAAAAACTTATTATCAAAGAAAGATCTTAAAGTATTGGAAGAACGTATAAATTCATTTGATGTTGGAACAGGAATCGGAAGATTGCCACAAAGAATAGCATCCAATTATGGTGGCTACACAGCATCACAATGGAAGAACTGGACCTTAATTTACTCCATGTTTTGTTTAAAAGGCCTGTTACCAGAAAGCCATTTAAGGTGCTGGCAGACATTTGTTCTTGCTTGCCAGTATCTTTGTACACCAGTTCTGTCCAAGACTGACATTTTGAAAGCTGATCTGCTATTTGTGAAGTTTGGAGAGAGATTTGAATGTTTGTATGGCAAACAGGCTGTGACACCAAATATGCATCTCCACTGCCATTTAAAAGAATGTGTTACTGACTGTGGTCCAGTGCATTCCTTTTGGTGTTTTAGCTTTGAGCGTTTTAATGGAATTTTTGGATCAATGCAAGTGAATGGACGATCTGTTGAGGTACAGTTAATGCGTAAACTTCTAGCTGGGCGGTTCGTCTGGGATGTTCAATTTCCATGTGACTTTCAGGAAaactttttgccattttttgctCAAGAGGGAAATGGTTCACCTGAGAGCTTTATTGTGAAAACAGCTTCTGAACTGTTTAACAGTGCTTGTTGCTTGAGTCTGGGAGCCTTTCAGTGGAGTGATCTAACACTTGTTAGTCTTCCCAGCTCATTTAAGCATTTTGCATTGGATGAAGATGAGGTAAAGGTACTTTTGGAATGCTATAAGGCATTATACCCTACTGAAGAAATTGAACTTACATCATGTGTCGCACGCAAGTTCACTAGTGTTGTTCTTGGAACTGAGAAATTTGGCTCGAAAATGGACTGCCGCAAACTGAGATCTGCTCGAATAATGGCCTCCTGGACTACTGATAATGGCTCAATTGAAGCTACTGCACCAAGAAGACCTGGAATAGTTAATTCGTACCTTTTGCACAGTATTAAGCTTAATGGACAATTCTGTCAGcatgtttttgctgttgtttggtGGTACAAAACTGACAATGACAAAGGGCACTTTGGCAAACCAGCTGAGGTTTGGAGACGTGACTATGAACACTGTGGACCTTCTTTATTTATGCCAGTTCAGCGCATAGCACAAAAATTTGCTTGCTCTTTAGCAAAATTTAATGGGGTAGATAAGCTTGTAGTTAACCCCATTCCTAGGTCATTTCATTAG